From a region of the Paenibacillus sp. R14(2021) genome:
- the mazG gene encoding nucleoside triphosphate pyrophosphohydrolase: protein MQPTITVVGLGSGDENQLTLGVWRKLQEAEHRYVRTDKHPMMRLFSDNELAYETFDSLYEQMDSFPDVYEAIASSLIEQAAAKKALIYAVPGHPMVAERSVQLLRERCPEAGIDLHILGGESFLDQAFTRLGFDPIEGFQLLDAAELKPSLIRTELHTVIGQVYDEFTASDVKLTLMELLPDDYPVTIGHALGVPGEEKILTVPLYELDRTPGYGNLSLIWLPRSTDERLRNRTFERLHEIVAILRSPEGCPWDMEQTHQSIRKNFIEETYEAIEALDNDDPDGMREEFGDVILQVMLHSQMEEEVGTFSVYDVIQSLNEKLLFRHPHVFGDSAAGDAQEALENWEQMKAEEKRRKGIDPSQASQLDGIPPDLPALMKAYKLQKKAAKVGFDWNEIGPVLDKIEEELGELREAIAHQDAEEQAGELGDLLFAAVNAARFIQADPEEALARTNMKFKKRFSYIEEQLRISGRSFDQTDLTEMDRYWEEAKRLP, encoded by the coding sequence ATGCAACCTACGATTACCGTCGTCGGACTCGGATCCGGCGATGAGAACCAGCTTACGCTCGGCGTGTGGCGCAAGCTGCAGGAAGCGGAGCACCGCTACGTCCGCACGGACAAGCATCCGATGATGCGCCTGTTCAGCGATAATGAGCTCGCCTACGAAACCTTCGACTCGCTGTATGAGCAGATGGATTCGTTTCCCGATGTGTACGAAGCGATTGCATCAAGCTTGATTGAACAAGCGGCTGCGAAGAAAGCCTTGATCTATGCGGTGCCCGGCCATCCGATGGTGGCAGAGCGCTCCGTGCAGCTTCTTCGCGAACGCTGCCCGGAAGCCGGAATCGACCTGCATATTCTCGGCGGTGAGAGCTTCCTCGACCAAGCCTTCACCCGGCTTGGCTTCGACCCGATCGAAGGCTTCCAGCTCCTCGACGCTGCGGAGCTCAAGCCGTCGTTGATCCGCACGGAGCTACATACCGTTATCGGTCAAGTGTATGACGAATTCACGGCCTCCGATGTGAAGCTGACGCTGATGGAGCTCTTGCCGGATGACTATCCCGTGACGATCGGCCATGCGCTCGGCGTGCCGGGGGAAGAGAAGATCTTGACCGTGCCGCTCTACGAATTGGACCGCACGCCGGGCTACGGCAACCTCTCGCTCATTTGGCTGCCGCGCTCCACCGATGAGCGTCTGCGCAACCGGACATTCGAGCGGCTGCATGAAATCGTCGCGATTCTGCGCAGCCCCGAGGGCTGCCCGTGGGATATGGAGCAGACGCACCAATCCATACGCAAGAACTTCATCGAAGAAACCTATGAAGCGATCGAAGCGCTCGACAATGACGACCCGGACGGCATGCGCGAAGAGTTCGGCGATGTGATTTTGCAGGTGATGCTGCACAGTCAGATGGAAGAGGAAGTCGGTACGTTCTCGGTGTATGACGTCATTCAATCGCTTAACGAGAAGCTGCTGTTCCGCCATCCGCATGTGTTCGGGGATTCCGCTGCCGGCGATGCGCAGGAGGCGCTTGAGAACTGGGAGCAGATGAAGGCCGAGGAGAAGCGCCGCAAAGGCATCGATCCTTCCCAAGCCTCGCAGCTTGACGGCATTCCGCCGGATCTGCCTGCGCTCATGAAAGCGTACAAGCTCCAGAAGAAGGCGGCGAAGGTCGGGTTTGACTGGAACGAAATCGGTCCGGTGCTGGACAAAATCGAAGAGGAGCTTGGCGAGCTTCGCGAAGCGATCGCGCATCAGGATGCGGAAGAACAAGCCGGCGAACTCGGCGATCTGCTGTTTGCCGCAGTGAATGCGGCGAGGTTCATCCAAGCCGACCCGGAAGAGGCGCTGGCGCGCACGAATATGAAATTCAAGAAACGATTTTCATATATTGAGGAGCAGCTTCGTATAAGCGGGCGTTCCTTTGACCAAACTGATTTAACAGAGATGGATCGCTACTGGGAAGAAGCCAAGCGGCTGCCCTAG
- a CDS encoding HU family DNA-binding protein, with amino-acid sequence MNKTDLINNIATKSGLTKRDVEAVLNGFLGEVTDALAGGDKVQLIGFGTFETRKRSGRTGRNPQTGNPITIAESKVPAFKAGNKLKDAIK; translated from the coding sequence ATGAACAAGACAGATCTGATCAACAACATTGCAACAAAAAGCGGTTTGACAAAGCGTGATGTAGAAGCCGTATTGAATGGCTTCCTAGGTGAAGTAACCGACGCTCTTGCAGGCGGCGACAAAGTACAGCTGATCGGTTTCGGCACGTTCGAAACGCGCAAACGTTCCGGCCGCACGGGCCGCAACCCGCAAACAGGCAACCCGATCACCATCGCGGAATCCAAAGTTCCAGCGTTCAAAGCCGGCAATAAATTGAAAGACGCGATCAAGTAA
- a CDS encoding RNA-binding S4 domain-containing protein, whose product MRLDKFLKVSRLIKRRTVAKDVSDQGRVWINDREAKASSDVKAGDELKIQYGQKIVTVRVERIAETTKKDEASGMYTLLKEESRQSENKLDWQ is encoded by the coding sequence GTGCGTCTCGATAAATTTCTCAAAGTATCGCGATTGATCAAGCGGCGTACCGTCGCGAAGGACGTGTCCGACCAAGGGCGCGTCTGGATCAACGACCGCGAAGCCAAGGCGAGCAGCGACGTCAAAGCCGGCGACGAGCTCAAGATTCAATACGGCCAGAAGATTGTCACCGTCCGCGTCGAGCGGATCGCGGAGACGACCAAGAAGGACGAGGCAAGCGGGATGTATACTTTGTTGAAGGAAGAATCGCGTCAGTCCGAGAACAAGCTCGACTGGCAATAG